Proteins from a single region of Candidatus Eisenbacteria bacterium:
- a CDS encoding DUF1189 family protein has product MGAAVWVLLAPVLALFEPGFYARAARASVVRGFAYLAYLAFLTAVGAGLMLEWRWYPALDDLAEWVADRLPAITFTVDGPRVADATPVVIEHPTYGRLLRIDTTADLPDTSEPALVTITRSQIVLSRIDGTTPEHRAWDVVPQTDEARRNWSDVTIDGRRARILFRELRWLAWMVVPAVFVLAFTWKLIAGLVYSVLAVVMNAVLGTRLSYPALLNVTCFALTPATLLWWMSVVGLLGDMRVEWPVSLWVTGTYLFLGIRSAGPVEPSAAVS; this is encoded by the coding sequence ATGGGGGCCGCCGTGTGGGTGCTTCTCGCTCCCGTGCTCGCGCTCTTCGAGCCGGGCTTCTACGCGCGAGCGGCGCGCGCGTCGGTGGTGCGTGGCTTCGCGTATCTCGCGTACCTGGCGTTCCTCACCGCGGTGGGAGCCGGGCTCATGCTCGAGTGGCGCTGGTACCCCGCGCTCGACGACCTCGCCGAGTGGGTCGCCGATCGGCTCCCGGCCATCACGTTCACGGTCGACGGCCCCCGGGTCGCAGACGCGACGCCCGTCGTGATCGAGCACCCGACCTACGGGCGGCTCCTGCGCATCGACACGACTGCGGACCTGCCGGATACGAGCGAGCCGGCGTTGGTGACCATCACGCGCAGCCAGATCGTGCTCTCGCGCATCGATGGGACCACCCCCGAGCACCGCGCCTGGGACGTCGTCCCGCAGACGGACGAGGCGCGCCGCAACTGGTCGGACGTCACGATCGACGGGCGGCGAGCCCGCATCCTCTTCCGGGAGCTGCGCTGGCTCGCCTGGATGGTCGTGCCGGCGGTGTTCGTGCTCGCTTTCACCTGGAAGCTGATCGCGGGTCTCGTCTACAGCGTCCTCGCCGTCGTCATGAACGCCGTGCTCGGGACGCGTCTGTCGTATCCCGCCCTGCTGAACGTCACGTGCTTTGCGCTGACGCCGGCGACGCTCCTGTGGTGGATGTCAGTCGTCGGGCTCCTGGGCGACATGCGCGTCGAGTGGCCGGTGTCGCTCTGGGTGACCGGAACGTACCTCTTCCTCGGCATCCGGTCGGCCGGACCCGTCGAGCCCTCGGCGGCGGTTTCCTAG